From Anopheles coluzzii chromosome 3, AcolN3, whole genome shotgun sequence, the proteins below share one genomic window:
- the LOC120957192 gene encoding zinc finger protein 501-like, with protein MKFSCAICAEVHNLAQFKKLLDVAEIFSQLTSLEVSSLNEVEQLRVCEICHQKLIDFHSFRSLCVAAHTKLSQDHEELSKLCIVKLDEAEFPTDCPGEDGNDVLADNDASFEEPSLVIEPITSVVVKEEPDAHEYDEERPQDTASEEEFVPPEPKRRGRKKLVTKEKSAPVTRRVELACHLCDDKFRTQNRLDGHLRMHQGLKPALCKECGKEFAGWRSLRRHMKEKHLKLDIGYFPCDYEGCTYSYTTRKVLLQHKKKHEPGWVKPVPKKCVCETCGKTFSSAGSLKKHTLIHTGELQFRCEICDKRYCTAYKLKVHVMRHQGIKNYECTYCGQKKTTPDELKRHMNFHTKEKVLKCDLCGQVFLSSGNYSRHLKIVHCGIKNFKCPHCERSFGKAETLKNHIMTHTGEKPYECSICSKRFIQQCALKTHLKTHDKRKKEPKQSSSSSSSSAAEVQ; from the exons atgaaattttcatgTGCAATTTGTGCGGAAGTGCACAATTTAGCGCAGTTTAAGAAGCTGCTCGATGTGGCGGAAATATTTTCCCAGCTCACATCGCTGGAG GTGTCCTCGTTGAACGAGGTAGAGCAGTTGAGAGTTTGTGAAATTTGTCACCAGAAATTGATCGATTTCCATAGCTTCCGTTCGCTGTGCGTTGCTGCCCACACCAAACTCTCACAG GACCATGAAGAGCTATCCAAACTGTGCATCGTCAAGCTCGATGAAGCGGAATTTCCAACCGACTGCCCAGGGGAAGATGGTAATGACGTATTGGCGGATAATGACGCCTCCTTCGAAGAACCATCGCTCGTAATTGAACCCATTACCAGCGTCGTCGTGAAGGAGGAACCAGATGCGCACGAATACGACGAGGAACGGCCCCAGGACACAGCGAGCGAGGAAGAATTCGTCCCACCGGAGCCGAAAAGacggggaagaaaaaagttGGTCACCAAAGAGAAGAGTGCCCCGGTAACACGCCGGGTCGAGCTGGCGTGCCATTTGTGCGACGATAAGTTCCGCACCCAGAACCGGCTCGATGGGCATCTGCGGATGCACCAGGGGCTGAAGCCGGCACTGTGCAAAGAGTGCGGCAAAGAGTTTGCCGGCTGGCGGAGCTTGCGGCGCCACATGAAGGAGAAGCACCTGAAGCTGGACATTGGATACTTTCCGTGCGATTACGAGGGCTGCACCTACTCGTACACCACCCGgaaggtgctgctgcagcataaGAAGAAGCACGAGCCGGGCTGGGTGAAACCGGTGCCGAAGAAGTGTGTCTGCGAAACGTGCGGCAAAACGTTTTCCTCCGCTGGTTCGCTGAAG AAACATACACTCATCCACACGGGAGAGCTACAGTTCCGGTGCGAAATCTGCGACAAGCGGTACTGCACCGCGTACAAGCTGAAGGTGCACGTGATGCGCCACCAGGGCATCAAGAACTACGAGTGTACCTACTGCGGGCAGAAGAAAACCACCCCGGACGAGCTGAAGCGGCACATGAACTTCCACACCAAGGAGAAGGTGCTGAAATGTGACCTGTGCGGACAGGTGTTTCTCTCGTCTG GCAATTATTCGCGACACCTGAAGATTGTGCACTGCGGAATAAAGAACTTTAAGTGCCCACACTGTGAGCGTAGCTTCGGGAAGGCGGAAACGCTCAAAAACCACATCATGACGCACACGGGCGAAAAGCCGTACGAGTGTTCGATCTGCTCGAAGCGCTTCATCCAACAGTGCGCACTGAAAACGCACCTCAAAACGCACGacaagcgaaagaaagagcCGAAGcagagtagtagtagtagtagtagtagcgcaGCGGAGGTGCAGTAG
- the LOC120957191 gene encoding kinesin-like protein costa, with amino-acid sequence MNIPLKVVVRLWSDPSKDSNKPCTSNDGNNPQRDESDPETHLTSAGGRTFRFSHVSRTPPVRNQELYFESVAGLMESVLEGYDFSIVTYGAKGTGKTFTLYGATTGGSPSSPPPEEECGIVLCFVRDLFCRLNAHPERMFSISIAWSEITAGGDVIDVLENAAMVQCFSVEDTYALLGLGLHRRNGENHSILSLVLEQQWTSVGGLNQHRQSTISFCDLRGSEREGHDLRPLDNGLHKLEDIVVRRSDQYNESVLTAFLKDSFGGRAQTLLLLCVAATTLETEGTARDLEFGERAEEIVNHVVMNTFSDNNVPIVDQPEHDPLAGPNTNLDGLYFASQQWAKLLKNAECLFTKLFSTGELNQTERSQIEEWLYLKAECDDCFSSTEVSIPTGTPHPARACLGPIEEIDEAEDGTTTVHGSGKEAFPSDNESDSDICTHLTDVSDRIQSYMKTFQEKTNTLIMEKYEEFFKTHPTGPAVGGGGVGGSAGALEGANGQEQKLQTVPTRTEENKFHNPARRKSIFDSETVNSSTELTLMLPLKGESTLPAAPTALDKRLDTLGSNLRICQTGIESLHAQIEEIRRTIALKQKYIADLIENSETRSVAKSRFSKKKHKLEAEYEKAKKQLRKAVVHGANKEDINRLKSQTSQLEQRLKDLESIGFIAGESGHKKKKLQQSIKDSQKQLDVLQRLLKKELDRKESLEKELEVAQREAKAVRQGGSGGPLQELTESRSKIRNMNERISHIEHVLKEKSSSLKKYVNKKSAEKESLRCEIRNLRRTRDHLVEQRCQLDRKLREDKMPSFDEERKLVECDEAIEAIDAAIEMKNELICGRKSIDTDESLQREKGEQMLMARLNKLSLDEMRTLLYKYFQKVVDLKEASRKLELQFIALERERDAWEWQEKILTNTIRQTRLEKERSIVALQKQHETKLNLMLRHFAADTSASITSTIPDNALQQHPPPYHAEFVLGSGAARYHHHVQYETDDGETTTSAEPSLLAAGHSSKQLAHYKPGALAAAAAHSSNSAALAHRGGGVVQQVQQPPLAALGEKEHRPKSKLFSKLQVLSRYHGSDKRKIFQSDIPQQNLKQLQGASRPSLTKVTREKNKIIIQSDGGSK; translated from the coding sequence ATGAACATACCGCTAAAGGTTGTGGTGCGTCTGTGGTCCGATCCGTCGAAGGACAGCAACAAACCATGCACCAGCAACGATGGTAACAACCCGCAGCGAGATGAAAGTGACCCAGAAACACACCTTACCAGTGCCGGCGGACGAACGTTTCGCTTTTCGCACGTCTCACGCACACCGCCCGTCCGGAATCAGGAGCTGTACTTTGAGTCCGTCGCCGGGCTGATGGAGTCCGTGCTGGAGGGGTACGACTTTTCGATCGTCACGTACGGAGCGAAGGGCACGGGCAAAACTTTCACCCTGTACGGTGCCACAACCGGCGGCTCACCGTCATCACCACCGCCGGAGGAAGAGTGTGGCATTGTGCTGTGCTTTGTGCGGGACCTGTTCTGCCGCCTGAATGCGCACCCGGAGCGCATGTTTTCGATCAGTATTGCGTGGAGCGAAATTACGGCCGGCGGTGACGTGATCGACGTGCTGGAAAATGCGGCCATGGTGCAGTGCTTCTCGGTGGAGGACACGTACGCCCTTCTCGGGTTGGGCCTTCACCGACGGAATGGGGAAAATCACAGTATTCTTAGTCTGGTGCTGGAGCAGCAGTGGACATCGGTCGGGGGGCTCAATCAGCACCGCCAATCTACGATAAGCTTTTGCGATTTGCGCGGCTCGGAGCGGGAAGGGCACGACCTCCGCCCGCTCGACAACGGGCTGCACAAGCTGGAGGATATCGTCGTGCGGCGAAGCGACCAGTACAACGAGTCCGTACTGACCGCCTTCCTGAAGGATTCGTTCGGTGGCCGGGCACAaaccttgctgctgctgtgtgtggcTGCCACAACGCTCGAAACGGAGGGTACGGCGCGCGATCTCGAGTTCGGTGAACGGGCGGAAGAGATCGTCAACCACGTGGTGATGAACACGTTCTCCGACAACAACGTGCCGATCGTGGACCAGCCCGAGCACGATCCGCTCGCCGGCCCGAACACCAACCTCGACGGGCTGTACTTTGCGTCCCAGCAGTGGGCGAAGCTGCTGAAAAACGCCGAATGTCTGTTCACCAAGCTGTTCAGTACGGGCGAGCTAAACCAAACGGAGCGCAGCCAGATCGAGGAGTGGCTGTACCTGAAGGCAGAATGTGACGATTGTTTCAGCTCGACCGAGGTCAGCATCCCGACGGGGACGCCCCACCCAGCGCGCGCTTGTCTCGGCCCAATCGAGGAGATCGATGAGGCGGAAGACGGCACGACCACGGTGCATGGAAGCGGGAAGGAAGCGTTTCCTTCCGACAACGAGAGCGATTCCGACATCTGCACGCATCTGACGGACGTGAGCGATCGCATCCAGAGCTACATGAAAACGTTCCAGGAGAAAACGAACACGCTGATCATGGAGAAGTATGaggaatttttcaaaacacacccCACGGGACCCGCggtgggcggtggtggtgttggtggtagtgCTGGTGCGCTGGAGGGTGCGAATGGGCAGGAGCAGAAGCTGCAAACGGTGCCCACTCGCACCGAGGAGAACAAATTCCACAACCCAGCGCGAAGGAAATCGATCTTTGACAGCGAAACGGTGAACAGCAGCACCGAGCTGACGCTGATGTTGCCGCTAAAAGGCGAAAGCACCCTTCCGGCTGCGCCGACCGCCCTGGACAAGCGACTCGACACGCTCGGCAGCAATCTGCGCATCTGCCAGACGGGGATCGAGTCGCTGCACGCGCAGATCGAGGAGATCCGGCGCACGATCGCGCTGAAGCAGAAGTACATCGCCGATCTGATCGAGAACAGCGAGACGCGCTCGGTCGCCAAGTCGCGGTTCAGCAAGAAAAAGCACAAGCTCGAGGCGGAGTACGAGAAGGCGAAGAAGCAGCTGCGCAAGGCGGTCGTGCACGGGGCGAACAAGGAGGACATCAATCGGCTGAAAAGCCAAACATCACAGCTCGAGCAGCGGCTGAAGGACCTCGAGTCGATCGGGTTCATTGCGGGCGAGTCGGgccacaagaagaagaagctgcaGCAATCGATCAAGGACTCGCAGAAGCAGCTGGACGTGCTGCAGCGTCTGCTGAAGAAGGAGCTCGATCGGAAGGAATCGCTCGAGAAGGAGCTGGAGGTGGCGCAGCGGGAAGCGAAGGCGGTGCGGCAGGGCGGCAGCGGGGGACCGTTGCAGGAGCTGACGGAGAGCAGGAGCAAGATACGCAACATGAACGAGCGCATCTCGCACATCGAGCACGTGCTGAAGGAAAAGTCGAGCAGCTTGAAAAAGTACGTGAACAAGAAGAGCGCCGAGAAGGAGTCGCTGCGGTGCGAGATACGCAATCTGCGCCGGACGCGGGACCATCTGGTGGAGCAGCGGTGCCAGCTCGATCGGAAGCTGCGCGAGGACAAGATGCCGTCATTCGACGAGGAGCGCAAGCTGGTCGAGTGCGACGAAGCGATCGAGGCGATCGATGCGGCGATCGAGATGAAGAACGAGCTGATCTGCGGGCGGAAGAGCATCGATACGGACGAGAGCCTGCAGCGGGAGAAGGGCGAGCAGATGCTGATGGCGCGGTTGAACAAGCTGTCGCTGGACGAGATGCGCACGCTGCTGTACAAGTACTTCCAGAAGGTGGTCGATCTGAAGGAGGCGAGCCGCAAGCTGGAGCTGCAGTTCATTGCGCTGGAGCGCGAACGGGACGCGTGGGAGTGGCAAGAGAAGATACTGACCAACACGATCCGGCAGACGCGGCTCGAGAAGGAGCGGTCGATCGTGgcgctgcagaagcagcacgAGACGAAGCTCAATCTTATGCTGCGCCACTTTGCGGCCGACACGTCCGCCTCGATCACGAGCACTATACCGGACAATGCGCTACAGCAGCACCCGCCACCGTACCATGCGGAGTTTGTGCTGGGGTCCGGGGCGGCCCGCTACCATCATCACGTGCAGTACGAAACGGACGATGGTGAAACGACGACCAGCGCCGAGCCATCGCTGCTCGCCGCCGGCCACAGCTCGAAACAGTTGGCACACTACAAACCGGGGgcactggcagcagcagcggcacacAGCTCCAACTCGGCAGCGCTCGCTCATCGGGGTGGTGGTGTCGTGCAGCAGGTACAGCAACCGCCGCTCGCAGCGCTCGGCGAAAAGGAGCACCGGCCCAAGAGCAAGCTGTTCTCGAAGCTGCAGGTGCTGTCGCGTTACCATGGCAGCGATAAGCGCAAAATCTTCCAGTCCGACATACCGCAGCAGAATCTCAAGCAGCTGCAGGGCGCCTCCCGGCCCTCGCTGACGAAGGTGACGCGCGAGAAGAACAAAATCATCATCCAGAGCGATGGGGGTAGCAAGTAG
- the LOC120961308 gene encoding uncharacterized protein K02A2.6-like, which yields MLDAVDKELDRLEKLGVITPVDFSDWAAPIVVVRKANGQIRICGDYSTGLNGALHPQEYPLPLPADIFARLGNCTHFTQIDLSDAFLQVEIAEQSRKFLTINTHKGLYSYNRLPPGIKVAPAAFQQLMDKMLIGLRGVSSYMDDIIIGGRNQKEHDDILNETLARIQDYGFTIRVEKCFFNEKQIRYLGHIIDNQGIRPDPEKVKAITNLPAPSDVSEVRSFLGAINYYGRFIPNLRNLRYPLDALLKEGREFAWTAECQKVFEKFKSVLSSNLLLTHYDPRLEIVVSADASSVGLGATLSHKFSDGSMKVVQHASRSLTKAEQRYSQIDREGLAIIFAVTKFHKMIFGRHFRLQTDHRPLLRIFGNKKGIPVYTANRLQRFALTLLMYDFEIEYVTTEKFGNADILSRLISEHSKPDEDYIIANLELEKDVKSVVISNISSLPINFTEVAKQTGKDSILSKVLHFTQNGWPHNTIYTGELASFYARREALSAVDECLLFGERVIIPNSLQERCLRQFHRGHPGIQRMKSLARSYVYWPSIDKDISECVASCERCQAVSKSPAHSAPVPWPKPSSPWQRVHIDYAGPLEGDYFLIVVDAYSKWPEIVKTSSITASATIAILRGIFSRFGNPVTLVSDNGTQFTSEIFADFCAHNGIEHLRTAPFHPQSNGQAERFVDTFKRSMKKISAEDTSLPEALDIFLQTYRSTPNPSTEEKKSPAELMLGRKMRTTLDLLRPTLNPFKHSVPEKVRELSCGDLVYVKTYSRNIWKWEPAVITGRCGNVMYEVVTGDQRTLRRHVNQMRRRNGNRHQQSRSSKPLALDVFLDSWNVMHEPPPLLDDQCTPSPVQAPPLSLSLAPTTSLPSPSCLSPSSSSTPPSSTIPPESAITSSASSPSSSSNSGSVYTSCSPTSPEESPTDELDDHKEEEQLVQVPRRSSRNIRPSRWLDQYQLY from the coding sequence ATGCTGGATGCAGTCGACAAGGAACTGGACCGGCTGGAGAAGCTAGGAGTCATCACACCGGTCGATTTCTCTGACTGGGCCGCACCAATTGTCGTCGTGCGGAAAGCAAACGGTCAGATAAGGATCTGCGGAGATTACTCGACCGGTCTCAATGGAGCCTTGCACCCCCAGGAGTACCCGCTTCCACTACCAGCAGATATTTTCGCCAGGCTAGGTAATTGCACTCATTTTACACAAATAGATTTATCGGATGCTTTCCTTCAGGTCGAAATTGCTGAGCAGAGTCGGAAGTTTCTAACCATCAACACGCATAAAGGGCTTTACTCCTACAACCGACTACCACCGGGCATCAAGGTAGCTCCTGCGGCTTTTCAACAGTTGATGGACAAAATGCTCATTGGATTGCGGGGAGTTTCCAGTTACATGGATGATATCATTATCGGAGGTAGGAATCAGAAAGAACATGAtgatattttaaatgaaacgCTCGCTAGAATTCAAGATTATGGTTTCACAATTCGCgtagaaaaatgtttttttaatgagaAGCAAATACGGTATCTAGGGCACATAATCGATAATCAAGGCATCAGACCAGATCCGGAAAAAGTTAAAGCTATAACCAATTTGCCAGCACCATCAGATGTCAGTGAAGTAAGGTCATTCCTCGGAGCAATCAATTATTATGGGCGCTTTATTCCAAATCTACGAAATTTGCGGTACCCACTGGATGCACTACTAAAAGAAGGGAGAGAATTTGCGTGGACTGCAGAATGCCAgaaagtttttgaaaaattcaagTCAGTATTGTCTTCAAACCTATTATTAACCCACTATGATCCGCGACTTGAGATAGTGGTATCAGCTGATGCGTCTTCCGTTGGTCTGGGAGCAACTCTAAGTCACAAATTTTCTGATGGCAGTATGAAGGTTGTACAACATGCATCACGATCTCTTACAAAAGCCGAGCAAAGATACAGTCAAATCGACCGGGAAGGGCTAGCTATCATTTTCGCAGTGACCAAATTTCATAAGATGATATTTGGTCGGCATTTCCGTCTTCAGACAGATCACAGGCCTCTGCTAAGAATATTTGGAAACAAGAAAGGTATTCCTGTTTACACTGCAAACAGGTTACAGCGTTTTGCCCTTACGCTTTTAATGTACGATTTTGAAATCGAATATGTAACCACGGAGAAATTTGGAAATGCCGACATCCTATCAAGATTGATAAGCGAGCACAGCAAGCCAGATGAAGACTATATAATCGCCAATTTGGAGCTAGAGAAGGATGTAAAATCAGTAGTCATCAGCAACATCTCATCCCTACCAATCAATTTTACGGAAGTAGCCAAACAAACGGGAAAAGATTCAATTTTATCAAAGGTACTACATTTTACACAAAACGGTTGGCCACATAATACTATTTATACAGGAGAATTAGCAAGTTTTTATGCAAGAAGGGAAGCGTTATCAGCAGTGGATGAGTGTTTATTATTTGGCGAGAGAGTCATAATTCCAAACAGCCTTCAGGAACGATGCCTCCGACAGTTCCATCGTGGCCATCCTGGCATTCAAAGAATGAAATCGTTAGCTCGTAGCTACGTATATTGGCCATCCATCGATAAAGACATAAGCGAATGCGTAGCCTCTTGTGAGAGGTGTCAAGCTGTTTCAAAGTCACCTGCTCATTCAGCTCCTGTTCCTTGGCCTAAACCTTCATCACCATGGCAGCGTGTGCATATCGATTACGCTGGCCCTCTGGAAGGGGACTATTTTTTAATTGTCGTGGATGCATACTCAAAATGGCCAGAGATTGTAAAAACATCAAGCATTACGGCATCGGCGACTATAGCAATTCTACGAGGAATATTTTCACGTTTTGGAAATCCAGTCACGCTTGTAAGTGACAATGGCACGCAGTTTACTAGCGAGAtttttgctgatttttgcGCTCACAATGGCATAGAACATCTGAGAACAGCACCATTTCATCCTCAGTCAAATGGCCAGGCTGAGAGGTTTGTAGACACGTTCAAGAGATCGATGAAAAAGATTAGTGCAGAAGATACATCACTTCCGGAGGCATTGGACATATTTTTACAAACCTATCGATCGACTCCAAATCCGTCcacagaagaaaagaaatcaCCAGCTGAGCTCATGTTAGGTCGTAAAATGCGAACAACTTTGGATCTGCTTCGTCCTACCTTAAATCCATTTAAACACAGTGTACCTGAGAAGGTGAGAGAGTTGTCCTGCGGAGATTTAGTGTACGTCAAGACATACAGCAGAAACATTTGGAAATGGGAGCCAGCAGTCATAACCGGAAGATGTGGCAACGTTATGTATGAAGTTGTAACCGGTGATCAACGTACACTTCGAAGGCATGTAAATCAAATGCGTAGGCGTAACGGAAATCGTCATCAGCAGAGCCGCTCTTCGAAACCCTTAGCTCTGGATGTATTTCTGGATTCATGGAATGTAATGCACGAGCCACCACCGTTGCTTGACGATCAGTGCACTCCATCACCTGTTCAGGCGCCACCGTTATCGTTATCATTGGCTCCAACAACGTCTCTTCCATCACCGAGTTGTTTgtcaccatcgtcatcgtcgacTCCACCATCGTCTACAATACCGCCTGAGTCTGCTATCACATCGTCTGCGTCCtcgccatcgtcatcgtccaaTTCGGGTTCAGTCTACACTTCCTGTTCACCTACATCACCTGAAGAGTCTCCAACAGATGAACTAGATGACCACAAGGAAGAAGAACAGCTGGTACAAGTACCACGTAGGTCTTCTAGAAATATAAGACCCTCACGTTGGTTGGACCAGTACCAGCTATATTAa